Part of the Pseudomonas baltica genome is shown below.
TTTAAGCAATCGCGGCATGTCGGCTCCTTCTGGCGTCGGGGTCGGCCGCGACGGCGGCGCTAAGGGCGGCGTAGCACGGACGCCGCCGTATTGACGTTGTGGGCAAGGTGCAGCGGGTTGATCGTCCCGACAATAGCACTGGCGATGCCGGGGCGGTCAAACAACAATTCGAAGCTGGCGCGCACCGGGTCGACGCCTGGGGTCAGGCAGACGTGGCCGCTGGCCAGGGCCTTTTTCACCAGAATGCCCTTGCCATGTTGCTGCGCTTGGTCGATGACTGGCGCCTCCGATTGCTCGCTCAGGTTATAAGTGACCATGGCGCAATCGCCGCGTTCCAGGGCCTTGAGGCCGCCGGCCACGGTTTTGCCGGAAAAGCCGAACGCCAGCAGCTTGCCTTCGCGCTTGAGTTGCTCGAGGGTGTCATAGACGCCGGTCTGTTCGAGTATGAACAGGTCGTTGCCATCGGAGTGCACCAGAACCATTTCCAGATGATCTGTTTCGAGACGTTTCAGGCTGCGCTCAACCGAAAGGCGGGTGTGCTCGGCGCTGAAGTCGAAGTGCGATTGGCCGCCTGCGAATTCTTCACCGACCTTGCTGACGATCACCCAGTCATTGCGTTGCCCGCGCAGCAGCGGGCCCAGGCGTTCTTCACTGATGCCATAGGCGGGCGCGGTGTCGATCAGGTTGATGCCCAGGCCGCGTGCCTGGTTGAGCAGGGCGCGGGCTTGATAATCGTCGGGGATGGTGAAGCCGTTGGGGTATTTGACCCCTTGGTCGCGGCCCAGCTTGACAGTGCCCAGGCCCAACGGCGAAACCATCAGGCCGGTGCTGCCCAGCGGGCGGTGCAGGTCGTGCAGGGTGGCGATAGTCATGGCAGCAGTTGCTCCCAAGGGGTCTGCCCGAGCGCCGGACGCGGCAGCTCGGGCAAGGTAGCAGAGGCAGCGGGGACGATGGCATCGCGTTGCAGCGCGCTGATCACCCGTTCGGCAAAGTCCGGCGCCAGTGCCAGTTTGGTCGGCCAGCCCACCAGCAGGCGCCCTTGCTCGGCGAGGAAGGCGTTGTCCGGGCGCACCAATCCGGATTGAGCGGGCTCGGCGCGGTTGACCCGCAGGGTGGCCCACTGCACCTGGCTGAGGTCGATCCATGGCAGCAACTGACCGAGTTCCTTGCGCGCGGCGGCGATCTGCGCGGCGGGCTCACGGGCCACGCCGTCGGCTTCGGCGATATCGCCGCCCAGGTACCAGACCCACTGGCCATCGGCTGCCGGATGGCTGGTCACGGTGATACGCGGTTTCGGCCCACCCCCCAGGCAGTGGGCGTACAGCGGCTTGAGGCTGGCACCTTTGGCAAGGATCATGTGCAGCGGGCGGGTCTGCATCTTCGGCTGCTGGATATCCAGCGCCTGGAGCAGATCGGCGGTGCCTTCGCCGGCGCTGAGCACGATACGCTGCGCGCGAATTTCCCGGCCGTCGACCACCAGGCCGCAGAGCTGATCTCCTTCATGCAGCGGGACGATGTGCTCGCCGGCCATGAGGCTGTCACCGCCGAGTTCGGCCAGACGGGTGATCACGCTAGGCACATCCACCACCAGCTCGGCCAGGCGATAGACCTTGCCCTTGAACGCTTTGTCCTGCAGCGCCGGCGGCAACTGATCGCCTTTGACCTGGTCGACACGGCCGCGCACCGCCTTGCTGGCGAAGAAGCTGGTGAGGTTGCCGGCCAGGGTCCCCGGCGACCACAGGTAGTGCGCCTCGGACAACAGTCGGGCGCCGCGCAGATCCACGTCCCCAGCGCCGGCAAAGGCGTCGCGCCAGCGCTGCGGCATTTCGGCGATGGCTTCCGAGGCCCCGGTGAGCGCGCCATGCAGCGCATATTTGGCGCCGCCATGGATGATCCCCTGGGACTTGAGACTCTGCCCGCCACCCAGACCTGCACGCTCCACCAGCACGGTCGAGTAGCCCAGGCGGCGCAAGCGCGCATTGAGCCACAGCCCGGCGACGCCGGCGCCGACGA
Proteins encoded:
- a CDS encoding FAD-dependent oxidoreductase, yielding MPSALNTDVLIVGAGVAGLWLNARLRRLGYSTVLVERAGLGGGQSLKSQGIIHGGAKYALHGALTGASEAIAEMPQRWRDAFAGAGDVDLRGARLLSEAHYLWSPGTLAGNLTSFFASKAVRGRVDQVKGDQLPPALQDKAFKGKVYRLAELVVDVPSVITRLAELGGDSLMAGEHIVPLHEGDQLCGLVVDGREIRAQRIVLSAGEGTADLLQALDIQQPKMQTRPLHMILAKGASLKPLYAHCLGGGPKPRITVTSHPAADGQWVWYLGGDIAEADGVAREPAAQIAAARKELGQLLPWIDLSQVQWATLRVNRAEPAQSGLVRPDNAFLAEQGRLLVGWPTKLALAPDFAERVISALQRDAIVPAASATLPELPRPALGQTPWEQLLP
- a CDS encoding aldo/keto reductase, whose translation is MTIATLHDLHRPLGSTGLMVSPLGLGTVKLGRDQGVKYPNGFTIPDDYQARALLNQARGLGINLIDTAPAYGISEERLGPLLRGQRNDWVIVSKVGEEFAGGQSHFDFSAEHTRLSVERSLKRLETDHLEMVLVHSDGNDLFILEQTGVYDTLEQLKREGKLLAFGFSGKTVAGGLKALERGDCAMVTYNLSEQSEAPVIDQAQQHGKGILVKKALASGHVCLTPGVDPVRASFELLFDRPGIASAIVGTINPLHLAHNVNTAASVLRRP